The following proteins are co-located in the Solanum pennellii chromosome 1, SPENNV200 genome:
- the LOC107014848 gene encoding putative cyclin-D6-1, whose product MEFDLENPLPFSHDETHLDTISPLFNIETHHMPSKTYFQILINSNFLINIREATISKILQISQPFDSHFLSYLAINYLDRFLSFHSLSDAKPWILNLIAVSCVSLAFKMKKTEYSVTDIQQDAGTIFDIETIKRMELLILGSLKWRMRSITAFAFINFFVSLFKFKDLPFQQPLKARAIEIIFTSQNEIKILQFKPSIISASALLCASHELFPLQFSCYKTAIINCSYVHKDDLLSCYNVTQEITKKEYESILEIVSSTSTPVNVLDVQMSWSSDNEPIEEDSSVNAISSRQDNLTKRRKIITTIIDDNT is encoded by the exons atggaatttgaccttgaaaatccGTTACCATTTTCACATGAtgaaacacatttagacacaaTTTCACCTCTTTTCAACATTGAAACTCATCATATGCCTTCAAAAACTTACTTTCAAATTCTCATAAACTCGAATTTTCTCATCAACATTCGTGAAGCAACCATTTCAAAAATCTTACAAATTTCTCAACCCTTTGATAGTCATTTTCTTTCATATCTTGCGATTAATTATCTCGATCGATTCTTATCCTTCCATTCGCTATCG GATGCGAAGCCGTGGATCTTGAACCTAATTGCTGTTTCTTGTGTTTCGTTAGCatttaaaatgaagaaaacagAGTACTCTGTTACTGACATTCAG CAAGATGCTGGTACAATATTTGATATCGAGACGATTAAGCGAATGGAGCTTTTGATTCTTGGAAGCCTAAAATGGAGAATGCGTTCAATTACTGCATTTGCTTTTATAAATTTCTTCGTATCGTTGTTTAAATTTAAAGATCTACCCTTTCAACAACCACTCAAAGCTAGAGCTATTGAGATTATATTCACATCTCAAAATG agATCAAGATTTTGCAGTTCAAGCCATCTATAATCTCAGCGTCAGCTCTTCTATGTGCTTCTCATGAGCTTTTTCCTTTACAATTCTCATGCTATAAAACAGCAATCATAAACTGTTCATATGTACATAAG gATGATTTGTTAAGTTGTTATAACGTAACGCAAGAGATAACGAAAAAAGAATATGAATCAATATTAGAGATTGTATCAAGCACAAGCACACCAGTTAACGTGCTTGATGTGCAGATGAGTTGGAGTTCAGATAACGAGCCAATTGAAGAAGATAGTTCAGTTAATGCAATTAGCAGCAGGCAAGACAATTTGACGAAACGTCGAAagattattactactattattgATGACAACACTTAA